One part of the Granulicella arctica genome encodes these proteins:
- a CDS encoding CocE/NonD family hydrolase: protein MTSSRFGIAALVLALMTLSSPAQKQPLASDIPATFHEPKLDYDYVKRVEMVPMRDGVKLYTVIVIPKSATHAPILLTRTPYNAAGRAARTESPHMLDELPQGDDVFVKSGYIRVFQDVRGKYGSEGPYVMTPPPLGPLNASGIDDTTDAYDTIDWLVKNVHEPNGKVGMLGSSYEGFTVVMALLHPHPALKVAAPESPMVDGWMGDDWFHYGAFRQINLDYFIEQTSTRGSGPTIPREGYDDYSNYLRKGSAGDFARSGGLDQLPFWRKVEEHPAYDAFWQGQALDKLIATQPLKVPTMWLQGLWDQEDMWGAIHSYEAVESKDTNNDMNYLVMGPWRHSQVNYEGSSLGALRWDGDTTLQFRRDVLLPFFNQYLLDGAPKADTPPVLIYNTGENHWDHFKSWPLSCESDCASKPEPLYLTADGGLSFQRSTSAPAKFDEYVSDPGKPVPYRPRPVFAGDGDGWKTWLVNDQRFVDGRPDVLTYISEPLTAPLHIAGAPEVNLYASTSGTDSDWVVKLIDVYPDTVPSQPAMGGYELSISLDIFRGRYRTSFEHPEAITPDKPLLYKFGLPTVNHVFLPGHRMMVQVQSSLYPLYDRNPQTFVPNIFDAKPAEYQKATQRVWHTSGEASFISLPVVH from the coding sequence ATGACCTCCTCTCGTTTTGGTATAGCTGCTCTCGTTCTTGCTCTGATGACTCTGTCGAGCCCCGCACAGAAGCAGCCTCTCGCTTCGGATATTCCTGCCACCTTCCATGAGCCGAAGTTGGACTACGACTATGTCAAGCGCGTTGAGATGGTCCCGATGCGTGATGGAGTCAAGCTCTACACGGTGATCGTGATTCCGAAGAGCGCCACTCATGCACCGATCCTGCTGACGCGCACGCCGTACAACGCGGCCGGGCGCGCTGCACGGACGGAGTCGCCGCACATGCTCGATGAGCTGCCGCAAGGCGACGATGTCTTCGTCAAATCCGGATACATTCGTGTCTTTCAGGACGTGCGCGGCAAGTATGGCTCTGAGGGGCCTTATGTGATGACGCCACCGCCGCTCGGGCCGCTCAATGCAAGCGGGATCGACGACACCACCGACGCATATGACACCATCGACTGGCTCGTCAAAAATGTGCACGAGCCCAATGGCAAGGTAGGCATGTTGGGATCGTCGTATGAAGGCTTCACGGTTGTGATGGCACTGCTCCATCCGCATCCGGCACTGAAGGTAGCAGCACCGGAGAGCCCGATGGTCGATGGCTGGATGGGCGACGACTGGTTTCACTACGGTGCGTTTCGCCAGATCAATCTTGACTACTTCATCGAACAGACTTCTACACGCGGCAGTGGACCAACCATCCCGCGTGAAGGTTACGACGACTACAGCAATTATCTTCGCAAGGGATCGGCTGGCGATTTTGCTCGCTCGGGAGGGCTGGACCAGCTTCCCTTTTGGCGCAAGGTGGAAGAGCATCCGGCCTACGATGCGTTCTGGCAGGGGCAGGCTCTCGATAAGCTGATTGCGACACAACCCCTGAAGGTGCCGACCATGTGGTTGCAGGGCCTGTGGGACCAGGAAGATATGTGGGGAGCGATTCATAGCTACGAGGCTGTGGAATCGAAGGACACGAACAACGATATGAACTATCTGGTCATGGGACCGTGGCGACATAGCCAGGTGAACTATGAGGGCTCCTCGCTCGGCGCTCTGCGTTGGGACGGTGATACGACGTTGCAGTTTCGCCGCGACGTCCTGCTGCCATTCTTCAATCAATATCTGCTGGATGGTGCACCCAAAGCCGATACCCCTCCTGTGTTGATCTACAACACGGGCGAGAATCACTGGGATCACTTTAAATCCTGGCCGCTGAGCTGCGAGTCGGATTGCGCCAGCAAGCCCGAACCGCTCTACCTGACTGCCGACGGTGGCTTGTCTTTTCAGAGATCCACCTCCGCGCCGGCGAAGTTCGACGAGTATGTCTCCGATCCGGGCAAGCCTGTGCCTTACCGACCGCGGCCTGTGTTTGCGGGTGACGGTGACGGATGGAAGACGTGGCTAGTCAACGATCAGCGTTTCGTCGATGGGCGTCCCGACGTACTCACCTATATCAGCGAACCGCTGACGGCACCGTTGCACATCGCCGGCGCACCTGAGGTCAATCTCTATGCTTCTACCAGTGGCACCGATAGCGACTGGGTCGTCAAGCTGATCGATGTCTATCCCGATACCGTCCCGTCACAGCCTGCGATGGGCGGATACGAGCTATCCATCTCGCTCGATATCTTCCGCGGCCGGTATCGCACCAGCTTTGAACATCCCGAAGCAATCACACCGGACAAGCCTCTGCTTTATAAGTTCGGCTTGCCCACAGTCAACCATGTGTTTCTACCGGGGCATCGCATGATGGTGCAGGTGCAATCCAGCCTGTATCCTTTGTACGATCGCAACCCGCAGACGTTTGTTCCCAACATCTTCGACGCAAAACCGGCAGAGTATCAAAAAGCTACGCAGCGCGTTTGGCACACTTCGGGCGAAGCCAGTTTTATCAGCCTTCCCGTTGTGCACTAG
- a CDS encoding RidA family protein, with amino-acid sequence MSIKRYGMEGGKGTGGQHLPFSRAVEADGWLYVSGQVPMVSGEVVSGNIVTQSRQAIQNLLSILEEAGYGPEHVVRCGVWLEDARDFTSFNTVFKEYFGAHPPARACVVCSMVVDCKVEIDCVAYKAPLV; translated from the coding sequence ATGAGTATCAAACGATATGGCATGGAAGGTGGCAAAGGCACAGGAGGCCAGCATCTTCCGTTTTCACGGGCAGTCGAAGCCGACGGCTGGCTCTACGTATCGGGTCAGGTGCCGATGGTCTCTGGCGAAGTAGTGTCAGGGAATATCGTCACCCAGTCTCGGCAGGCTATCCAGAATCTTCTGAGCATTCTGGAAGAAGCAGGCTACGGGCCCGAACATGTCGTGCGTTGTGGTGTCTGGCTGGAAGACGCTCGAGACTTTACCTCCTTCAATACTGTCTTCAAAGAGTACTTCGGCGCGCATCCGCCCGCTCGTGCCTGCGTCGTCTGTAGCATGGTCGTCGATTGCAAAGTTGAGATCGACTGCGTCGCTTACAAAGCTCCTCTAGTCTGA
- a CDS encoding TonB-dependent receptor, whose translation MNAISFRLTSIRPSSPLLRVFALTLMLSSLTLTNIPLHAQSTTADVVGTATDATGAVVPGATVQLTDIDTQEKRTTTSNDAGEYTFTLLKPNHYSLTISGKGFKTTTIGSFNLSAGDRAREDAHLDIGSEDQVVDVQAQAPALHSDTSVLNTIVTEKATQELPLNGRNFYNLVQVTPGATEGLNNGLASGNRPDDRRLTSSVSVNGQSDVINNQLIDGMDNNERVIGSIGARPSVDAIQEVSIQTNTFTAEVGRSAGAIINVITKSGTNSLHGTAYEFFRNDVLNANPYKFGKAIPKPDWRQNQFGGSLGGPIIKDRTFFFGDYEGLRLVRRLNPLLTTVPTLFERQNPGNFTDNPAMTNATVTSIDSAGLQYFNLFPLPTSNGLTNNYTAAPSNSQFSDTADARVDHRFSNTDFFYVRYTFNKVDTQIGGLFPVVSAAGLSISPGGNLSSYAGPAKSLAHQAQLNYIHSFTPNLLLEAKAGYTFLNNAQNPLNFGESPNTAFGQPNINFSSRTSELSPVTISQGNATLGGHPPIVYLENTFQYSAALSWTHGKQSIKFGGGFIRRQDKVTQTDSASGSWTIQDFSTLLAGTYTSLSRNDILQQPRNRTWEPHAYIQDDWHVAPTLTLNLGLRYDLYTPYTEINNILSNFDTDLGKIVVAGTPGVSSSGNIRTDYWNLAPRVGFAYTPLPRTVLRGGFGMSYAPENLTSGSALVNQPFTSSIGPCSSTSPCASGYTKFADGLPVPLASSATNPVGSVSAAVDPHFKSTYIEQFNLTVEHEFSGNVATVSYVGELGRRLAYYVPDFNEFAPGGTLRPFHTTSPNITAVPYFTSNGFSSYNAIQAVLKRRLHNGLDLSVAYTYAHNLDDSEAISNDGGDGFGAVTSLIPTLEYGNANLDIRHRGTGTFNYTLPFGENLKGIRGVLAKGWQANGVVVLNTGLPFSVTNLTNRTGNRPGTGGSDRPNQIANASIAHPSVLKWFNTAAFVGQPLGQVGNEGRNKLSGPGLQRVDLSLFKGFRLTERFNLEFRTEAFNVMNTAQFAFPTASLGSSSFGTISSTANAYNPRILQFALRLKF comes from the coding sequence ATGAACGCCATCTCTTTCAGGCTTACTTCTATCAGACCATCCTCTCCTCTGCTGCGCGTGTTTGCTCTAACACTGATGCTTAGCTCTTTGACGCTTACGAATATTCCTTTGCACGCGCAGAGCACTACAGCAGACGTTGTCGGAACCGCTACGGACGCCACGGGCGCCGTTGTTCCCGGCGCCACGGTACAACTCACAGATATCGACACACAGGAGAAGCGAACGACCACTTCAAACGATGCTGGAGAGTACACCTTCACGCTGTTGAAGCCTAATCATTACTCGCTCACCATATCGGGCAAGGGTTTCAAAACTACGACCATCGGGTCGTTCAATCTCTCTGCCGGTGATCGTGCTCGTGAAGACGCCCATTTGGATATTGGTTCCGAAGATCAGGTTGTCGATGTGCAAGCCCAGGCTCCCGCGCTGCACTCGGACACATCTGTCTTGAACACTATCGTCACAGAGAAGGCGACCCAGGAACTCCCTCTCAATGGGCGCAATTTTTATAACCTGGTGCAGGTGACTCCGGGCGCAACGGAGGGTTTGAACAATGGTCTTGCGAGCGGGAATCGGCCGGATGATCGGCGTTTGACCTCTTCGGTCTCGGTGAACGGGCAATCCGACGTTATCAACAATCAGTTGATTGACGGTATGGATAACAATGAGCGTGTCATCGGCTCCATCGGTGCCCGCCCATCGGTCGATGCGATTCAGGAAGTCAGCATTCAGACGAACACCTTTACGGCAGAGGTTGGCAGGTCGGCTGGCGCCATCATCAATGTCATTACGAAGTCGGGTACAAACTCACTGCACGGTACGGCCTATGAGTTCTTCCGCAACGACGTTCTCAACGCGAATCCGTACAAGTTTGGCAAGGCTATTCCGAAGCCTGACTGGCGGCAGAATCAGTTTGGCGGCAGCCTTGGCGGCCCGATTATCAAGGACCGAACGTTCTTCTTCGGCGACTACGAGGGCTTGCGTCTCGTTCGTCGCTTGAATCCTTTGCTGACCACTGTGCCTACGCTCTTTGAGCGCCAGAACCCTGGTAACTTTACCGACAACCCAGCCATGACCAATGCTACCGTTACGTCGATTGATAGTGCGGGGCTGCAATACTTCAATCTGTTTCCTCTTCCTACCAGCAACGGGCTTACCAATAACTACACGGCTGCTCCATCGAATTCGCAGTTTAGCGACACCGCCGATGCCCGCGTCGATCATCGTTTCAGCAATACGGATTTCTTTTATGTCCGCTATACCTTCAACAAGGTTGATACCCAGATTGGTGGTCTATTTCCGGTTGTGAGCGCGGCCGGTTTGTCGATCTCGCCCGGTGGAAACCTGAGCAGCTATGCAGGTCCTGCGAAGAGCCTTGCCCATCAGGCGCAGCTCAACTACATCCATTCGTTCACGCCCAACCTGCTGCTTGAGGCGAAAGCCGGTTATACCTTCCTGAACAACGCGCAGAATCCGCTCAACTTCGGCGAGAGCCCGAACACGGCATTTGGCCAGCCCAACATCAACTTCAGCAGCCGCACCTCAGAGTTATCGCCAGTTACGATCAGTCAGGGAAACGCAACGCTTGGCGGGCATCCGCCGATTGTCTATCTTGAGAACACCTTTCAGTACTCGGCCGCGCTTAGCTGGACGCATGGTAAGCAGAGCATCAAGTTTGGAGGCGGTTTCATTCGCCGGCAGGACAAGGTCACCCAGACTGACTCTGCATCGGGATCGTGGACGATCCAGGACTTCTCCACTCTGCTTGCTGGCACTTATACCAGCCTTAGCCGGAACGATATCCTCCAGCAGCCACGCAATCGCACCTGGGAACCACACGCCTATATTCAGGATGACTGGCATGTAGCGCCCACTCTGACGCTCAATCTTGGGCTTCGCTACGACCTGTATACGCCCTACACTGAGATCAACAACATCCTCTCCAACTTCGATACGGACCTGGGGAAGATTGTTGTCGCGGGAACCCCTGGGGTGAGCTCTTCTGGCAATATCCGGACCGACTACTGGAATCTGGCACCGCGTGTTGGGTTTGCGTATACGCCGTTGCCACGTACGGTTCTGCGAGGCGGCTTCGGCATGAGCTATGCTCCGGAGAATCTGACCTCGGGCTCGGCGCTTGTCAACCAGCCGTTTACGTCATCCATCGGACCGTGCAGCTCAACCTCTCCATGCGCCTCTGGTTACACAAAATTCGCCGATGGTCTTCCCGTTCCTCTTGCTTCGAGCGCGACCAATCCGGTTGGTTCGGTGAGTGCAGCGGTGGATCCTCACTTCAAGTCCACGTATATCGAACAGTTCAATCTCACGGTAGAGCATGAGTTCAGCGGGAATGTTGCCACCGTCTCGTATGTCGGTGAGCTTGGCCGCAGGCTTGCGTATTACGTGCCTGATTTCAACGAATTTGCGCCAGGCGGAACCCTTCGTCCTTTTCATACGACATCTCCGAACATTACTGCAGTCCCCTACTTCACCAGCAATGGGTTCTCTTCCTACAATGCCATCCAGGCGGTGCTGAAGCGTCGTCTGCACAATGGCCTTGACCTCTCTGTCGCATACACCTACGCGCACAATCTCGATGACAGCGAAGCCATCAGCAACGATGGTGGCGATGGCTTCGGAGCTGTGACTTCGTTGATCCCGACGCTCGAGTACGGCAATGCCAATCTTGATATCAGGCATCGCGGGACGGGCACCTTCAACTACACGCTGCCGTTCGGCGAAAACCTGAAAGGCATCCGTGGAGTGCTGGCCAAGGGATGGCAGGCGAATGGAGTGGTTGTCCTCAACACGGGCCTCCCGTTCTCTGTCACCAACCTCACCAACCGCACTGGAAATCGTCCTGGGACAGGTGGCTCGGATCGTCCTAACCAGATTGCAAACGCCTCGATCGCTCACCCCTCGGTACTGAAGTGGTTCAATACTGCTGCTTTCGTGGGGCAGCCGCTTGGCCAGGTGGGCAACGAGGGCCGCAACAAGCTCTCTGGCCCTGGATTGCAGCGCGTCGATCTCTCGCTATTCAAAGGCTTCCGTCTTACGGAGCGGTTCAATCTTGAGTTCCGTACTGAAGCTTTCAACGTCATGAATACGGCGCAGTTTGCCTTTCCGACCGCATCTCTTGGGAGTTCCTCCTTCGGAACGATCTCCAGCACGGCAAATGCCTATAATCCGCGTATCCTTCAATTCGCTCTGCGTCTGAAGTTCTAG
- a CDS encoding PadR family transcriptional regulator, with protein MSDEVKLSHTAAMILQAVNIGYLYGFSVMELTGLPSGTVYPALRRLERDGLIRSQWEKQSLADEELRPPRKYYKLTRTGERAIVVVLKRYPLLAKLTPASEESLSKELPA; from the coding sequence ATGTCCGACGAGGTGAAACTCTCCCATACCGCAGCGATGATTCTCCAGGCGGTGAACATCGGCTATCTCTATGGATTCAGCGTGATGGAGCTGACCGGCCTTCCGAGCGGGACTGTCTATCCGGCGTTGCGGCGACTCGAGCGCGATGGTCTCATCCGCTCCCAGTGGGAGAAACAGTCGCTTGCTGATGAAGAGTTGCGGCCTCCGCGAAAGTACTACAAGCTCACGCGCACGGGAGAGCGAGCCATCGTCGTTGTGCTCAAGCGCTACCCGCTCCTCGCGAAACTCACGCCGGCGTCCGAGGAGTCACTTTCGAAGGAGCTGCCCGCATGA
- a CDS encoding ABC transporter ATP-binding protein — protein sequence MLEVQGLFKRYRSIPAIENISFRVQPGEIVGYLGPNGSGKSTTVKIITGLLQPNEGRVLFHGQNIREDLPGFRASLGYVPEEAHVYTHLSGLEYLQLIGRLRCMSEEAIDLKANRMLALLGLQSWRHSAISSYSKGMKQRVLIAAALMHDPKLLIFDEPLSGLDVVSARLFKNLLQELAAEGKAILYISHVLEVVEQVCSRVIVIANGKIVANAAPAELTRLMELPNLESVFAQLVQQQDTKAAARELVQVMSVNHV from the coding sequence ATGCTTGAGGTTCAAGGACTGTTCAAACGCTACCGCAGCATACCTGCGATCGAGAACATCAGCTTTCGCGTGCAGCCCGGAGAGATCGTCGGCTACCTCGGTCCGAACGGCTCCGGCAAATCGACCACGGTGAAGATCATCACCGGTCTGCTACAGCCAAATGAGGGAAGGGTGCTCTTCCATGGGCAGAATATCCGCGAAGACCTACCCGGCTTTCGCGCCTCGTTGGGCTACGTCCCAGAGGAAGCGCATGTGTACACACACCTGTCGGGGCTGGAGTATCTACAACTCATCGGGAGGCTGCGCTGCATGAGCGAAGAAGCGATCGACCTGAAGGCGAACCGGATGCTCGCTCTGCTTGGCCTACAGTCGTGGCGTCATTCGGCCATCTCATCCTACTCGAAGGGTATGAAGCAGCGTGTGCTGATCGCGGCGGCGCTGATGCATGATCCAAAACTGCTGATCTTTGACGAGCCCCTCTCAGGGCTCGATGTCGTTTCGGCACGGCTCTTCAAAAACTTGCTGCAAGAGCTGGCGGCTGAGGGCAAGGCAATTCTGTATATCTCGCATGTGCTCGAAGTCGTCGAGCAGGTATGCAGCCGCGTGATCGTAATTGCAAACGGAAAGATCGTGGCGAATGCTGCTCCGGCTGAGCTGACACGGCTCATGGAGCTCCCGAATCTGGAGAGCGTCTTCGCGCAACTGGTACAGCAGCAGGACACCAAAGCCGCGGCCCGCGAGTTGGTTCAAGTGATGAGCGTGAACCATGTTTAG
- a CDS encoding LacI family DNA-binding transcriptional regulator, which yields MKKVPSPTPKLSDVARLAGVGNATVSRVLNGRLNVSEDKIRRVKQAISELKYSPNRIARSLKGAASGMIGMIVPSISDMFFSQCAEAVENVARENGSLLIVMASHDDPLIEFENLQLLLLHRIDGLILSSARTQNAKLYKELSGLTVPVVGLDRPLQKANLPSVISENCGGAKAATEHLLSHGYRKVLCIHVKPELYPIRERLHGYTQAMHEAGLEPILHKVESAADAEACLREHVDSTKSTIAVFAANNLAARFTWEALRMLHLAIPSQVAMLCFDDFDLADSLTPPMSVVQQIVDDLGRNAAELLFRRMQGRARGITQTNSDPLSLPTRLIIRESCGCHLTNK from the coding sequence ATGAAAAAAGTGCCTTCCCCCACTCCGAAGCTAAGTGATGTTGCTCGCTTGGCTGGTGTAGGTAATGCGACTGTCTCCCGTGTCCTGAACGGACGCCTGAATGTTAGCGAAGACAAGATCCGTCGCGTCAAGCAAGCGATCAGCGAGCTGAAGTATAGTCCCAACCGAATCGCTCGAAGCCTTAAAGGCGCGGCGTCCGGCATGATCGGGATGATCGTTCCCAGTATCTCGGATATGTTCTTCTCGCAATGTGCCGAAGCAGTGGAGAACGTTGCCAGGGAAAATGGTTCTCTACTCATTGTGATGGCCTCGCATGATGATCCATTGATCGAATTCGAGAATCTGCAACTGCTTCTTCTCCATCGGATCGACGGACTCATCCTATCCTCGGCTCGAACCCAGAACGCCAAGTTGTATAAGGAACTAAGTGGACTGACAGTACCGGTCGTCGGATTGGATCGCCCCTTGCAAAAGGCAAACCTTCCCTCTGTTATCAGTGAAAACTGCGGGGGTGCGAAGGCAGCAACGGAACACCTGCTGTCGCATGGTTATCGCAAGGTTCTCTGCATCCACGTTAAGCCCGAGCTATATCCCATCCGGGAGCGGCTCCATGGATACACCCAGGCAATGCACGAGGCTGGCCTCGAGCCGATCCTGCATAAGGTCGAAAGCGCGGCCGATGCAGAAGCATGTCTGCGCGAACATGTCGATTCCACAAAGAGTACGATTGCTGTCTTTGCCGCGAATAATCTCGCAGCCCGGTTTACCTGGGAAGCACTCCGCATGCTTCACCTCGCTATTCCCAGTCAAGTCGCCATGCTTTGCTTCGACGACTTCGATCTCGCCGACAGTCTTACTCCGCCCATGAGCGTCGTACAGCAAATCGTAGACGATCTTGGGCGCAATGCCGCAGAACTCCTCTTCCGAAGAATGCAAGGCCGTGCTCGTGGTATTACGCAGACGAATAGCGATCCGTTGAGTCTACCCACGCGGCTCATTATTCGAGAATCCTGTGGTTGCCATCTAACAAATAAGTAA
- a CDS encoding M81 family metallopeptidase, translated as MKRRFFLKTATAATLASAIPQSIFAMTEGKGPRIAFGGIGIESSTYSRIRARMQDFSVLSGDALTNSDRFAFLKKYPVTFMPTVVAAATPGGPVDRATYDTIKAEFLKQLRALLPLDGLFLPMHGAMFVDGMQDAEGDWMESARRVVGPDCLLSASYDLHGNVSQRVIDNIDMFSAFRTAPHIDREETMQRACVMLLHCLEQHIRPTLVWAPIPVLMPGERSSTTWEPGKRLWAQLPKLNEEPGILDVSMLVGYVWADEPRATACAVVTGTAVATEEKIAVSLAQQYWDARKEFQFGTVTGTIDECIERAMKAKTQPAILADSGDNPTGGGTSDRAEVLEELLRYKVQNTVFAGITDRPATDKCYAAGVGATLPLSIGATLDPLGSKPVKVSAKVVFLLPSTKPQEREAVVQIEGITLVLCSSRRPYHDIVDFTRLGLQPSSYKIIVVKSGYLSPELAPLANPSLMALSDGSINQDILHLPKNKLRRPSYPFVPDLTFTPKAIVSARSEP; from the coding sequence GTGAAACGACGTTTTTTTCTGAAGACGGCAACGGCCGCAACGCTTGCGAGCGCCATCCCACAATCCATCTTCGCCATGACAGAGGGCAAGGGGCCGCGCATCGCCTTCGGTGGTATCGGCATCGAGTCGAGCACGTACAGCCGTATCCGCGCACGGATGCAGGACTTCAGCGTGCTATCGGGAGACGCTCTCACCAACTCGGATCGCTTTGCCTTTCTTAAGAAATATCCGGTCACGTTTATGCCTACCGTTGTCGCTGCGGCCACGCCCGGCGGTCCGGTCGACCGGGCTACGTATGACACGATCAAGGCGGAATTTCTCAAACAGCTTCGGGCGCTGCTTCCCCTGGATGGGCTTTTTCTTCCGATGCATGGGGCGATGTTCGTCGATGGAATGCAGGATGCCGAGGGTGACTGGATGGAATCGGCGCGCAGGGTCGTCGGGCCAGATTGTCTCCTCTCTGCCAGCTACGATTTGCATGGCAATGTCAGCCAGCGTGTCATCGACAATATCGACATGTTCTCCGCGTTCCGCACTGCACCGCACATCGACCGTGAAGAGACAATGCAACGCGCTTGTGTGATGTTGCTGCATTGTCTGGAGCAGCATATTCGGCCCACGCTTGTCTGGGCTCCGATTCCGGTGTTGATGCCCGGAGAGCGCAGCAGCACCACGTGGGAGCCAGGAAAGCGGCTTTGGGCTCAGCTTCCTAAGCTGAACGAAGAACCCGGGATTCTTGATGTCTCGATGCTTGTGGGGTATGTCTGGGCCGATGAGCCGCGCGCGACCGCATGCGCTGTCGTTACCGGCACCGCTGTCGCCACAGAGGAGAAGATCGCCGTCTCCCTGGCGCAGCAATACTGGGACGCTCGCAAGGAATTTCAGTTTGGCACAGTGACGGGCACGATCGATGAGTGCATTGAGCGAGCCATGAAGGCGAAGACGCAGCCTGCCATCCTTGCCGATTCAGGGGATAATCCTACGGGTGGTGGCACGAGCGATCGCGCGGAGGTGCTCGAGGAGCTACTGCGTTACAAGGTGCAGAACACCGTCTTTGCAGGCATTACGGATCGGCCAGCTACGGATAAATGTTATGCAGCGGGAGTTGGTGCTACGTTGCCGCTTTCCATCGGAGCGACGCTCGATCCGCTTGGTAGCAAGCCGGTCAAGGTAAGCGCCAAGGTCGTCTTTTTGTTGCCGTCAACGAAACCGCAGGAACGTGAGGCAGTCGTTCAGATCGAAGGCATTACGCTTGTTCTTTGCAGCAGCCGTAGGCCATACCATGACATTGTTGACTTCACGCGGCTCGGGCTCCAGCCATCGTCATACAAGATCATCGTCGTGAAATCGGGCTACCTCTCACCCGAGCTGGCTCCGCTGGCAAATCCGAGTTTGATGGCGCTCTCCGACGGGTCTATCAATCAGGACATTCTCCATCTTCCCAAGAACAAACTGCGCCGCCCTTCTTATCCTTTTGTGCCTGATCTGACGTTCACACCGAAAGCGATTGTCTCAGCTCGATCTGAACCGTAG
- a CDS encoding gluconate:H+ symporter has protein sequence MIDHHSIFLLVAAFSAVIALIFLIAVCKLNPFITLFLTSLGLGIVAGMPSSALVKSFELGVGNTLGHIAVVVGLGTMLGKMMAESGGADRIAYTLIRVFGEKHIHWAMVVIGLIVGLPAFFEVGFVLLIPIAFTVARRTNTSLVLVGLPMLAGLSVVHGLVPPHPAALMAVTIYKANVGLTILYALLIGLPTAALAGPIYAKFIAPRIQLNLINPMAEQFVDHDADRILPGFGITLFTILLPVVLMLLGSLADVVSPPASRLNASLRILGNDDIALLIGVLFSFVTLGRMRGFTRDTILRFTNESLAPTATITLLVGAGGGFGHILQDSGVSQALIAVDLHRHVPLLVFAWTLAALLRLATGSATVAMTTAAGIVAPIALHTTGAHPELLAIATGAGSLIFSHVNDGGFWLVKEYFDMSVLQTIKTWSVCETIISVSGLLLALGLSHLI, from the coding sequence ATGATCGACCATCACAGCATCTTCCTGCTTGTCGCAGCATTCAGTGCCGTGATTGCGCTCATCTTCCTGATCGCGGTCTGCAAGCTGAACCCGTTCATCACGCTGTTCCTCACATCTCTGGGACTGGGCATCGTTGCTGGTATGCCATCTTCAGCCCTGGTGAAATCGTTCGAGCTAGGTGTCGGCAACACGCTCGGACACATTGCTGTCGTAGTGGGATTAGGCACCATGCTCGGTAAGATGATGGCCGAATCAGGCGGCGCTGATCGGATCGCTTACACGCTCATCCGAGTCTTCGGCGAAAAGCATATCCATTGGGCCATGGTTGTCATCGGGCTCATCGTTGGTCTGCCTGCCTTCTTCGAGGTCGGCTTTGTCCTGCTTATCCCCATCGCGTTTACAGTCGCTCGGCGCACTAACACCTCGCTCGTTCTGGTCGGGCTCCCCATGTTGGCCGGTCTATCGGTCGTGCACGGCCTCGTTCCACCGCATCCCGCCGCCCTCATGGCGGTCACCATCTACAAGGCGAATGTTGGACTCACAATCCTTTATGCGTTGTTGATCGGGCTTCCGACCGCCGCACTCGCGGGCCCAATCTATGCAAAGTTCATTGCGCCACGGATACAACTCAACCTCATCAATCCTATGGCCGAGCAGTTCGTCGACCATGACGCAGATCGCATCCTGCCCGGCTTCGGCATCACCCTGTTTACCATTTTGCTGCCAGTTGTACTAATGCTGCTGGGTAGTCTCGCGGATGTGGTCTCCCCTCCGGCAAGCAGACTCAACGCCAGTTTGCGCATTTTAGGCAATGACGATATCGCCCTCCTGATTGGCGTGCTCTTCAGCTTTGTCACACTCGGAAGGATGCGAGGTTTTACGCGGGATACGATTCTGCGATTTACAAACGAGAGCCTTGCTCCCACCGCGACCATCACGCTTCTGGTAGGTGCAGGCGGAGGATTCGGCCACATCTTGCAGGATAGCGGCGTCTCTCAGGCGCTCATCGCTGTCGATCTTCATCGCCACGTTCCGCTGCTCGTCTTCGCCTGGACGCTTGCCGCATTGCTGCGTCTCGCAACCGGATCGGCGACCGTCGCCATGACGACCGCAGCCGGTATCGTGGCTCCAATTGCCTTACATACAACGGGCGCTCACCCGGAGTTGTTGGCCATCGCCACCGGTGCAGGATCGTTGATCTTCTCGCACGTCAACGATGGAGGCTTCTGGCTCGTGAAAGAGTATTTTGATATGAGCGTGTTACAGACGATCAAAACCTGGTCTGTCTGCGAAACCATTATTTCGGTATCCGGCTTACTGCTGGCGCTCGGATTGTCGCATTTGATTTAA